A stretch of Elgaria multicarinata webbii isolate HBS135686 ecotype San Diego chromosome 5, rElgMul1.1.pri, whole genome shotgun sequence DNA encodes these proteins:
- the LOC134399671 gene encoding X-ray radiation resistance-associated protein 1-like translates to MPTAQCSLDALLFGSVPSTRSSLDEILSRSFPPRRSVSEEQARTVPSVLVPPSQSTSGELYKLFAKAHSDAVPFGLSGERSSEDEMSHSSGEFVEDEESESFFMTQGDEASGSHLKPLTEEPQLKQPREDKKREYQNVPEKYKGYEELLGGDPGPDFIEPLGIQQNVKALEKALRYQRVYRESKAKLDTFQKPFVPAEKKALRVPAPPAQKTKVERLEEILLKMRNPTNIVQVPLVCILRRKKENWREYREALALLKEFRKNYKATVASCNLAGESKSMSKNGVDADVINQNQLLRTIPKVKVNKEQLEEEFPFRVTQEDEGLSSILPEKNFPPTQQC, encoded by the exons ATGCCGACGGCCCAATGCTCGCTAGACGCATTGCTGTTCGGGAGCGTTCCTTCAACCCGGTCCTCGCTGGATGAGATTCTGTCTAGATCTTTCCCACCACGCAGATCGGTTTCAGAGGAACAAG CGCGAACGGTTCCCTCCGTGCTTGTGCCGCCATCCCAATCAACTTCCGGAGAGCTTTACAAGTTATTTGCCAAAGCCCACTCGGACGCCGTGCCTTTCGGACTGTCTGGTGAACGTTCCAGCGAGGACGAGATGTCCCATAGCAGTGGGGAGTTCGTGGAGGACGAAGAATCGGAATCCTTTTTCATGACCCAG GGGGACGAGGCCTCTGGTTCTCATTTGAAGCCTCTGACGGAGGAGCCCCAGCTAAAGCAGCCAAGGGAAGACAAGAAGAGAGAATACCAGAACGTGCCCGAGAAGTACAAGGGTTATGAAGAGCTGCTGGGCGGAGACCCCGGCCCAGATTTCATTGAGCCACTGG GAATACAGCAAAACGTCAAAGCTTTGGAGAAGGCACTCCGGTATCAGCGTGTGTACCGCGAATCGAAGGCCAAGCTAGACACCTTCCAGAAGCCTTTTGTGCCTGCAGAAAAGAAG GCTTTGAGGGTCCCTGCCCCACCAGCTCAAAAGACCAAGGTAGAGCGACTGGAAGAAATCCTACTGAAGATGAGGAACCCCACCAACATTGTACAGGTGCCACTAG TGTGCATCCTGCGGCGGAAGAAGGAGAACTGGCGCGAATATCGGGAGGCCTTAGCACTGTTGAAGGAATTCCGTAAAAACTATAAAGCCACAGTGGCCTCCTGCAATCTGGCCGGTGAATCCAAATCAATGAGTAAGAATGGTGTTGATGCAGATGTCATAAATCAAAACCAGTTGCTCAGAACAATTCCTAAAGTAAAGGTGAATAAGGAACAGCTAGAAGAAGAATTCCCTTTTCGAGTCACCCAAGAGGATGAAGGACTTTCTTCcatcttaccagaaaaaaacttTCCGCCTACACAGCAGTGCTGA